The region CCATCTTCTACCGCTTCTATATTAAACAGTGTGACCGATGAACTGCCTGTGAGAGGCGGATATCTGCATTTTGTAAGGAGGGCTGCCAGAATCGTACTGGGCTCCCTTAAAAAGGAGGAGGAAAAATCATACTACCGCGTCTGCGCCGAGGTATATACCCTGATTGCCGATCTGTTTGAATATGTGGAGTATGACATGAGCATGCAGACAGGACAGTCTGACCATGATATCACTCTTCTGATGGAGATCATCGATTATATCAGGGACCACGTGGAGGACCGGGACGTCTTAAAGCACCTGTGCAGGGAAATCGGCATGAGCAGCAAGACCGTGTACCGGTATCTTAAAAATCATGTGGGCATGTCGGTTAAGGATATGGTTGACACGCTGAAGGTGGATAAGGCCAAAAAGCTTCTCAATCACACGGAGAAAAACATGAACTGCATCATTGACGAATGCGGATTTGGTTCTGAAAACACATTTTACCGGATTTTCAGACAGAGCACCGGACTGACCCCCAGGGAGTACCGGCAGAAGGGACTTGAACAGAAGGACAACGGCATCCTGAAGGGCTATCTGGATTTTGAAGAATGTGAGGCTGAAACAATCATACTGGAAATATTGGAGGAACAGAAATAATGGATTACAGCAAGGAAAACAGGCTGTCCTATACAGAAAGGGCCCGCCGTATCGTGGATTCCCTAACCCTGGAAGAAAGGGTCTCCTTAATGAGCGGTTCCATGACGTTCGAGGAAGTAAGGGGAGCCATCAAGAAGAAAACAAAGGAACACTATAATCATTTTCCCTACCCCGCAGGAGGAATCCCGGAAAAAGGAATCCCCGCCGTCCTTTTCTGCGACGGTCCAAGGGGCGTTGTCTGCGGCAATGGAAAAAGCACCTGCTTTCCGGTGTCCATGCTGCGCGGGGCTTCCTTCGATACGGACCTGGAAGAAGAAATCGGGGAGGCCATGGCAGAGGAGGTACTGGCCTACGGAGGGAATCTGTCTGCCGGCGTATGTATCAATCTTCCCTACAATCCCGGATGGGGAAGAAGCCAGGAAACATACGGCGAAGACTCCTTCCATCTGGGCGAGATGGGCGCCGCCCTTGTGCGGGGCATACAGAAAAAGGGCGTCATTGCGTGTGTCAAGCATTTTGCCTTCAATCAAATGGAAAATGCCCGTTTCAAAGTAAATGTGGACTGCACCAGGAGAACGGAGCGCGAAGTATTCCTTCCCCACTTCAAGAAATGTATTGACCAGGGGGCCGGAGCCGTTATGAGTTCCTATAACCTTTACAAGGGGGTCATGTGCGGCCATAACGGATATCTGCTGGACCAGGTTCTTAAGGATGAGTGGGGGTTTGACGGTTTCGTCATGAGCGACTTTGTATGGGGTGTGAAGGATACGGCGGCGGCTGCCAACGGCGGACAAACCATGGAGATGTGTGTCACCAAATACTTTGGCCAGAATCTGGTAAACGCGGTTAAGGAGGGGCTGGTGGATGCGAGCAGGATTAACGATGCCGCCCTGCGTATCGTGCGCACACTTCTGGCATTTGAGGATAAAAAAGAACATGTAAGACCTAATGTGATTGGGTGCAAAAAACACACAATGCTTGCTCTGGAATCAGCCAGGGAGGGCATCACCCTGATCAAAAACCAAAACCAGGTGCTTCCCCTTGACAAGAAATCCACCAGGCAGGTGGTGGTCCTGGGACGGCTGGCACAAAAGGAAAATACAGGTGACAGAGGTTCCAGCCAGGTGTACCCTCCCTATGTGGTGACCGCAGTCAAGGGAATTGCCGCGGCATCCCCCAAAACAGAGGTTATCTATTATGAGGGCAGCAATCCGGAGCACAGCCGGCACCTGGCCCAGGAGGCCGACGCGGTCATATTTGTTGTTGGTTATGATTATAACGACGAAGGCGAGTATGTGGCTGAGGACAGAAAGGATGTCTACACCGGCGCAGTGGGCGGCGACAGAAGAAACGGACTGGGCCTTCACGGCGCGGACAGGAAATTGATTGAGGCGGCCGGTCCTGCCAACAAAAACTCCATCGTGGTCCTCATCGGAGGCAACATGATTATGCTGGAAGGCTGGAAAGACCAGGTGGCGTCCATTCTCATGGGATACTATCCGGGTATGGAAGGCGGGACAGCCCTGGGGGAAATCATTTACGGCGACGTGAATCCCAGCGGAAAGCTGCCCTTTGTGATTCCCAATAGGGAGGACCAGCTTCCGTCCGTGGACTGGAACGGAACCACCCAGTATTACGATTATTACCATGGATACAGGAAGCTGGACAAGGAGGAAATCCGCCCCGCAGTACCTTACGGCTTTGGACTGTCCTATACCACATTTTCAGTGGAATGCATGAAGGCCTGGACAGCAGACGGTCTGGTATATGCCTGCTGCGATGTAAAAAACACCGGCGGCAGGGAGGGGACAGAAGTCTTACAGATGTATGTGGGTTTCCCCCAGTCAAAGGTAGACCGTCCCGTCCGAACATTGAAGGGATTTAAGCGGAGCAGTCTCCAGCCAGGCGAAAAGAGGACTGTCGTTATCTCCTGTCCTGTGGAGGAACTGGCCTGGTTTAATGAGGAAACCGGTTCCTTCGAGACAGAGCATATGGAATATGAGATTTACATGGGCACCAGCAGCGCGCCGGAAGACCTGCTCATGACAACTATTACAATATAGGGGGAAATCAAGATGGAAAACAAACCATCCTTATGGGAGAAACTTGCCTTTGCCGTTGGCGACGGAGGCTGCAATTTCGTTTGGACCACCATTGGTTCATTCCTGACATTATATTACACGGACAGCGTGGGGATCAGCGCCGCTGTCATAGGCACCATTATGCTGCTGACAAGACTTCTTGACGGGGTAACGGATCTGGGTATGGGGGCCCTCATAGACAGGACCCGCACACGCTGGGGCAAAGCCCGCCCGTGGGTCCTCTGGTCCGCCGTACCCATGGGGCTGGGGCTGGTTCTTCTGTTCAATGTTCCTGCCTCCCTGGGAAGCAGCGGAAAGATTGCATATGCAGCCATTACATACACCCTAATGGCGGCTGTCATCTACACGGCCTGCAATCTTTCCTACAACACCCTTCTGTCACTGACAGCGCCCAACCCAAAGGACAGGGTTCTCATGAGCTCCCTGCGATTCTTCTGCACCATGGGTGTTGTTCTTATCATCAACTACAATACCATGAACCTGGTGGAACGTTTTGGCTGGAATGGGATGGCTTTCGCCTTCGGAGTCATTGCGGTAGTCCTGCTGCTCATTACCTTCTTCTTTACAAAGGAACGCTCCATCGCGGGAATATCGGGAAAGAGTGAGAAAAAGATTCCCGTGGGCCAGTCTTTCAGGTTATTGTTCAAGAATAAATACTTTATATTTGTCACCCTGATTTTTGTCATAAATTATACAGCCCTTGGTGTCAACAACGGTCTGCGCATCTTCTATGCCAGGGATGTCCTTGGCAATGCAGGGCTGATGGGAACGCTCACCTTATGTTTTATCCTGCCCAAAATGATTGGCAACCTTCTCTATCCCCAAATTACAAGGATAATGGGAAAATGGAAAAGTCTGGTTCTGGGATACATCCTGGAAATGGCAGGAGTAGCCGTCATGGCCCTCACACCTTCCTCCCTGGGCACTGCCGTGGCGGGCCTGGTACTGCTGGGAATCGGAGGCATCCCCCATACGGCGGGCCTGTTTGCCCTGGTAGCTGACGTAATTGATTACGGCGAATGGAAAACCGGGGTCCGCATTGACGGCCTCACCAATTCCGCCACCAGCTTCGGCATGAAGGTAGGAGCCGGCCTGGGCTCTGCCATCGTGGGATGGGGACTGGCCTGGGGAAATTACAACGGCAGGCTGGCTGCCCAGACAGCAGAAACCGTGTCAGCCATCAAAATCCTGTTTACGGCAGTTCCCTTTGCCCTGTTTTCAGCGGGGCTGATAATCATTATGTTTACCAATATTGACAAAATATACCCTCAGATTTCCAGGGATTTGGCGGCGGGAAGGTCTGAGGCCGGACAATAGGCTTCCCGCCCGAAAACACCCCCGGAGCAGTGTGAATTATCGTAATATAATTCACACGTTCCGGGGGTGTTTCACTTATCTTTTTATTTATCTGTTTGTCTGTCTATTCATCCTTCCAGTGCAGGTGGTGAAGCTGACCGTTCAGCTCCAGCTTGCCGAATCCATTCTGTCTCAACGCCTCGTACAGCACGATGGCCGCGGAATTGGACAGGTTCAGGGAACGGATATCGCCCCACATGGGAATCCGGATGCAATGGTCCTCATTGTCCACCAGAATCTCCTCCGGGATGCCGGCGCTTTCCCTGCCGAACATGAGATAGCAGTCCGGCCTGTAGGACACATCGGAATACACCTTGTGGGCTTTGGTGGTGGCAAAATACATGCTGCCCCGGGCCTGGGGATTGCGCTCCAGGAAGTCCTGATAATCGCTGTACACAGTCACGTTCAGTTTGTCCCAGTAGTCCAGCCCTGCCCTCTTTAATGCCTTCTCATTGAGCTTAAAGCCCAGGGGCTCGATGAGATGGAGCCTGGTCCGGGTGGCAACGCAGGTACGGCCGATATTGCCTGTATTGGACGGCATTTCCGGTTCTAATAGTACAATATTCATCATGGTATGCTGCGCCTTTCTGCTATTCCCCGCCGTCCAGTCTTTTCACGAACCTTGCCATGCGTCCCAGGGCTTCCTTCAGTTTATCCAGGGAGTAGGCATAGGAAACTCTCACGAATCCCTCCCCGCAGTCCCCAAATGCGGTGCCCGGCACCACAGCTACCTTTTCCTCTTCCAGGAACCGGGTGGCGAATTCCTCAGATGTCATTCCGAAACGGCTGATGTTGGGGAAGGTATAAAACGCGCCCATGGGCTCAAAGCAGGTAAGGCCCATCTCCTCATAGGCGTGGAGAAGAAAACGCCTGCGCTGATTGTAGGATTCCCGCATCATGGCCACGTCCGGATCCCCGTTCTTCATGGCTGACACGGCTGCGTACTGGCTGGTGGTAGGGGCGCACATGATGGCGTACTGATGAATCTTCAGCATCTGCTCCAGAATGATATGGGGAGCTGCGGCATAGCCCAGACGCCAGCCCGTCATGGCATAGGCCTTGGAGAAGCCATTGATGAGCACGGTCCTCTCCTTCATTCCGGGGAAGGATGCAATGGTCACATGGCGCTTGCCGTTGTATGTCAGTTCGGAATAAATCTCATCAGAAATCACAAACAGATCCTTTTCCAAGACAATATTTACAATTTTTTCCAATTCCTCTTTTTCCATAATGGCACCCGTAGGGTTGTTGGGGAAGGGAAGGATGAGAATCTTTGTCTTGTCTGTAATCTTCTCCAGAAGCTTTTCCGGAGTCAGCTTGAACTGGTCCTTTTCCTCCAGCTCAATGGTCACGGGCACGCCGTCTGCCAGGGTAACACAGGGCATATAGGACACGTAGCTGGGCTGGGGAATCAGTACCTCATCTCCCTCGTTTAACATGGCCCTCAGGGCAATGTCGATGGCCTCGCTTCCGCCTACCGTTACCAGGATCTCCTGGTCCGGGTCATATGTAGCGCCGCATCTGCGCTTTAAATATTCGCATATCTCCACTTTAAGGGGCTTTA is a window of Enterocloster clostridioformis DNA encoding:
- a CDS encoding helix-turn-helix domain-containing protein; translation: MTDELPVRGGYLHFVRRAARIVLGSLKKEEEKSYYRVCAEVYTLIADLFEYVEYDMSMQTGQSDHDITLLMEIIDYIRDHVEDRDVLKHLCREIGMSSKTVYRYLKNHVGMSVKDMVDTLKVDKAKKLLNHTEKNMNCIIDECGFGSENTFYRIFRQSTGLTPREYRQKGLEQKDNGILKGYLDFEECEAETIILEILEEQK
- a CDS encoding beta-glucosidase family protein, which gives rise to MDYSKENRLSYTERARRIVDSLTLEERVSLMSGSMTFEEVRGAIKKKTKEHYNHFPYPAGGIPEKGIPAVLFCDGPRGVVCGNGKSTCFPVSMLRGASFDTDLEEEIGEAMAEEVLAYGGNLSAGVCINLPYNPGWGRSQETYGEDSFHLGEMGAALVRGIQKKGVIACVKHFAFNQMENARFKVNVDCTRRTEREVFLPHFKKCIDQGAGAVMSSYNLYKGVMCGHNGYLLDQVLKDEWGFDGFVMSDFVWGVKDTAAAANGGQTMEMCVTKYFGQNLVNAVKEGLVDASRINDAALRIVRTLLAFEDKKEHVRPNVIGCKKHTMLALESAREGITLIKNQNQVLPLDKKSTRQVVVLGRLAQKENTGDRGSSQVYPPYVVTAVKGIAAASPKTEVIYYEGSNPEHSRHLAQEADAVIFVVGYDYNDEGEYVAEDRKDVYTGAVGGDRRNGLGLHGADRKLIEAAGPANKNSIVVLIGGNMIMLEGWKDQVASILMGYYPGMEGGTALGEIIYGDVNPSGKLPFVIPNREDQLPSVDWNGTTQYYDYYHGYRKLDKEEIRPAVPYGFGLSYTTFSVECMKAWTADGLVYACCDVKNTGGREGTEVLQMYVGFPQSKVDRPVRTLKGFKRSSLQPGEKRTVVISCPVEELAWFNEETGSFETEHMEYEIYMGTSSAPEDLLMTTITI
- a CDS encoding MFS transporter gives rise to the protein MENKPSLWEKLAFAVGDGGCNFVWTTIGSFLTLYYTDSVGISAAVIGTIMLLTRLLDGVTDLGMGALIDRTRTRWGKARPWVLWSAVPMGLGLVLLFNVPASLGSSGKIAYAAITYTLMAAVIYTACNLSYNTLLSLTAPNPKDRVLMSSLRFFCTMGVVLIINYNTMNLVERFGWNGMAFAFGVIAVVLLLITFFFTKERSIAGISGKSEKKIPVGQSFRLLFKNKYFIFVTLIFVINYTALGVNNGLRIFYARDVLGNAGLMGTLTLCFILPKMIGNLLYPQITRIMGKWKSLVLGYILEMAGVAVMALTPSSLGTAVAGLVLLGIGGIPHTAGLFALVADVIDYGEWKTGVRIDGLTNSATSFGMKVGAGLGSAIVGWGLAWGNYNGRLAAQTAETVSAIKILFTAVPFALFSAGLIIIMFTNIDKIYPQISRDLAAGRSEAGQ
- a CDS encoding tRNA (cytidine(34)-2'-O)-methyltransferase, whose protein sequence is MMNIVLLEPEMPSNTGNIGRTCVATRTRLHLIEPLGFKLNEKALKRAGLDYWDKLNVTVYSDYQDFLERNPQARGSMYFATTKAHKVYSDVSYRPDCYLMFGRESAGIPEEILVDNEDHCIRIPMWGDIRSLNLSNSAAIVLYEALRQNGFGKLELNGQLHHLHWKDE
- a CDS encoding aminotransferase class I/II-fold pyridoxal phosphate-dependent enzyme, which produces MRNPLSDKIVKIPPSGIRKFFDIVSEMKDAISLGVGEPDFETPWHIREEGIYSLEKGRTFYTSNAGLKPLKVEICEYLKRRCGATYDPDQEILVTVGGSEAIDIALRAMLNEGDEVLIPQPSYVSYMPCVTLADGVPVTIELEEKDQFKLTPEKLLEKITDKTKILILPFPNNPTGAIMEKEELEKIVNIVLEKDLFVISDEIYSELTYNGKRHVTIASFPGMKERTVLINGFSKAYAMTGWRLGYAAAPHIILEQMLKIHQYAIMCAPTTSQYAAVSAMKNGDPDVAMMRESYNQRRRFLLHAYEEMGLTCFEPMGAFYTFPNISRFGMTSEEFATRFLEEEKVAVVPGTAFGDCGEGFVRVSYAYSLDKLKEALGRMARFVKRLDGGE